In the genome of Quercus robur chromosome 3, dhQueRobu3.1, whole genome shotgun sequence, one region contains:
- the LOC126717445 gene encoding auxin-induced protein 22D-like → MEKSIAFEKDLNLEATELRLGLPGTKESEKQTPSTIKSNKRVLPDMSEECGSEDNSNVSHVKICDQEVAPPAKAQVVGWPPVRSYRKNCFQAKKMEAETTGMYVKVSMDGAPYLRKIDLKVYKGYPELLKALEDMFKFSVGKYSEREGYNGSEFVPTYEDKDGDWMLVGDVPWDMFISSCKRMRIMKGSEARGLGCAV, encoded by the exons ATGGAGAAAAGTATAGCGTTTGAGAAAGACCTTAACCTTGAGGCCACAGAGCTTAGATTAGGCCTACCAGGCACCAAGGAGTCAGAAAAGCAAACACCAAGTACCATCAAGAGCAACAAAAGAGTTTTGCCCGACATGAGTGAGGAGTGTGGATCTGAGGACAATTCTAATGTCTCACATGTCAAAATATGTGACCAAGAAGTTGCTCCACCTGCCAA GGCACAAGTAGTGGGGTGGCCACCAGTGAGATCTTATAGGAAAAACTGTTTCCAAGCAAAGAAAATGGAGGCTGAAACCACTGGCATGTACGTGAAAGTTAGCATGGATGGAGCTCCTTATCTGAGAAAGATTGATTTGAAGGTATACAAAGGATACCCAGAACTGCTTAAAGCCTTGGAAGACATGTTCAAGTTCAGTGTTG GTAAATATTCTGAGAGAGAAGGCTACAATGGATCAGAATTTGTGCCAACTTATGAAGACAAAGATGGGGATTGGATGTTGGTTGGAGATGTTCCATGGGA TATGTTCATCTCTTCATGCAAGAGGATGAGAATCATGAAAGGGTCAGAAGCTAGAGGCTTGGGTTGTGCTGTGTAA